TATCGCCAAGCTGACATTGGCTCCCGCTTCGGCCATTTATCAGTGGCTGACCTTTTTAGGAACGCCGGATATGGCGCTGACCATTGCAGTGGCTACGGCTATTTACACCTTTGGCCTGCGGCAGGGCAAGTCCATTCCTGAAATCATGAAAATATGTGAAAGTGCTGTACTGACCATTGCCATGATTCTCTTGATTGTGGGCGGCGGTGGTGCGCTGAAACAGATTCTTATCGACAGTGGCGTAGGCAATTATATCGGTGAGATTGCCGCCAAGTCGCAGTTATCTCCCCTGTTGCTGGCGTGGACGGTGGCAGCAGTAATTCGTACGGCTTGCGGCAGTGCAACGGTAGCTGCCCTGACTGCAGGGGGCATCGCCGCACCGGTGGTGGCCGTGACCGGTGTGAATCCCGAACTTATGGTGCTGGCTACAGGTGCTGGCAGTCTGATTTTCAGTCCCCCGAATGACCCAGGGTTCTGGCTCTTTAAGGAATTCTTCGGCTTGACGGTCAAGCAGACCGTGCGTACCTGGTGCGTGCTGGAGACAATCATCTCCGTGATGGGGCTGGCCGGGGTTCTGGTTCTCGAAGCGATAATCTGACATTATACAAAAAGCCTTCCGTTTCATTTGGAAGGCTTTTTACATAGGGAAAAATCATGTATAATATCCCTGAAGGATGTTAGAAAAGAGGAACCAATATGAAGGATCAGGTTTTACCGATTTTACGCAGTGCTTATGAGGATTTGACAAAATCGGAAAAAAAAATAGCCGATTATATAACCGGCCATAAGGATGAGATTATGGGGCAGACAGTGGCGGAAATTGCCAAAAACACCGCCAACTCGGAAATTACGATTTCCCGCTTTTGTAAGAAGTTGGGATTCAGCGGTCTGCAGGGATTGAAGATTGCATTGGCCACGGAACTGTCGGCGGCAGGTGAACAGTCCTATCAGGACATTAATAAGACGGATGATGAGGCCGCTGTGGCGGGTAAGATTTTCCGTAATATCACAGATGGTCTGCAAGATACATTGAAGATTTTGGATTTTTCCCTGATTGCAGCAGCGGTGGATCTTTTACAGTCAGCCCGCCGGGTGGCCATTTATGGTTTTGGTAATTCAGCCACGGTCTGTCAGGACATGGAAACGCGCCTTTTGCGTTTTGGCATGGCCGTACAGGCTTTCGATGATGTGCATATGCAGGTGACTTCAGCCGCGTTACTGGATGCCCGCGACGTGGTGATTGCCGTTTCCCATACGGGCGCGAACAAGGATATTTTGGAATCCTTGCGCATAGCCCGCCAAAATGGGGTGAAAATCATTGCGATCACGAGCTATGCACAGTCGGAACTGGCCCGCAATGCCGATATTGCGCTGGTGGGCATGGGGCGGGAGGTCCATTACCGTTCGGAAGCGGCGGCCTCACGGCTGGTGCATATGGCTATCGGCGATATCCTTTATACCTGTCTGGCTATGAAAATGCCAGAGCAGTACCATGCCAATCTGCAGAAGATGCGTGAAGTCATTGCGGCCCGCCGCTTGTAAGCTGTTTCAGCAATGCGCGGCAGCCTTTATCGGCATCCTGATAAGTCACTTCGAAGTTGCCGGTGTACCATGGGTCCGCAACTTCCCGTTCTTCGCCGGCAAAGGTCAGGAGCAGATGGCATTTACCCTGCGGATCGCCGCCGGTCAGGCGATGGAGGTCGCGCATGTTTTCTTCATCCATGGCGATAATATAGTCAAAAGCATCATAATCAGCCCGCTGAATCTGGCGGGCTTTTCGTTTGGCAAAGGGAATGCCGTGAGCCTGCAGGGCACGCTTGGTGCCAGGATGGGTGTCATTGCCGATTTCATCCGTGCGGCAGGCTTTGGATTCCACGAGGATTTCCTGCTCCTTACCCGCCTGACGAACCAATTCTTTCATGACAAACTCGCAC
The Selenomonas ruminantium AC2024 DNA segment above includes these coding regions:
- a CDS encoding low molecular weight protein-tyrosine-phosphatase, producing MIKILFVCHGNICRSTMCEFVMKELVRQAGKEQEILVESKACRTDEIGNDTHPGTKRALQAHGIPFAKRKARQIQRADYDAFDYIIAMDEENMRDLHRLTGGDPQGKCHLLLTFAGEEREVADPWYTGNFEVTYQDADKGCRALLKQLTSGGPQ
- a CDS encoding MurR/RpiR family transcriptional regulator, coding for MKDQVLPILRSAYEDLTKSEKKIADYITGHKDEIMGQTVAEIAKNTANSEITISRFCKKLGFSGLQGLKIALATELSAAGEQSYQDINKTDDEAAVAGKIFRNITDGLQDTLKILDFSLIAAAVDLLQSARRVAIYGFGNSATVCQDMETRLLRFGMAVQAFDDVHMQVTSAALLDARDVVIAVSHTGANKDILESLRIARQNGVKIIAITSYAQSELARNADIALVGMGREVHYRSEAAASRLVHMAIGDILYTCLAMKMPEQYHANLQKMREVIAARRL